In the genome of Anomalospiza imberbis isolate Cuckoo-Finch-1a 21T00152 chromosome 11, ASM3175350v1, whole genome shotgun sequence, one region contains:
- the IQSEC1 gene encoding IQ motif and SEC7 domain-containing protein 1 isoform X15 — protein MWCLHCSSERTQSLLELELDSCVEGEAPSSETGTSLDSPSGYPQGPITHSSALSPEHYEHPYGLYSIAPGQQRARRPKLQHSTSILRKQAEEDAIKRSRSLSESYELSSDLQDKQVEMLERKYGGRLITRHAARTIQTAFRQYQMNKNFERLRSSMSENRMSRRIVLSNMRMQFSFEGPEKVHSSYFEGKQVSVTNDGSKLGSLVPSECNELGETATMKSPAASTDFTDAITELEDAFSRQVKSLAESIDDALNCRSLHSDEIQSAEQVRSREMERESCAPSKPAIHNVDHRKLDEMTASYSDVTLYIDEEELSPPLPLSQSVDRPSSTESDLRLRSVNSSQEYWSMTHKDDKIDTDTSCRSTPSLECQEQRMRMDHLPLLTIEPPSDSSVDLSDRSERGSLKRQNAYDRGITSQQGSPKHIPHSIPAKIITREEQEARHRARPIDSHLAINGTANRQSKSESDYSDGDNDSINSTSNSNDTINCSSESSSRDSLREQTLSKQTYHKETRNSWDSPAFSNDVIRKRHYRIGLNLFNKKPEKGVQYLIERGFVPDTPVGVAHFLLQRKGLSRQMIGEFLGNRQKQFNRDVLDCVVDEMDFSTMELDEALRKFQAHIRVQGEAQKVERLIEAFSQRYCICNPGVVRQFRNPDTIFILAFAIILLNTDMYSPNVKPERKMKLEDFIKNLRGVDDGEDIPREMLIGIYERIRKRELKTNEDHVSQVQKVEKLIVGKKPIGSLHHGLGCVLSLPHRRLVCYCRLFEVPDPNKPQKLGLHQREIFLFNDLLVVTKIFQKKKNSVTYSFRQSFSLYGMQVLLFENQYYPNGIRLTSAVPGADIKVLINFNAPNPQDRKKFTDDLRESIAEVQEMEKHRIESELEKQKGVVRPSMSQCSSLKKDSGNGTLPRACLDDSYAGGEGLKRSALSSSLRDLSEAGKRGRRSSAGSLDSNMEFQHFEPLQGLNT, from the exons CGTTGAGGGGGAGGCTCCCAGCAGCGAGACCGGCACGTCCTTGGATAGCCCCTCCGGCTACCCGCAGGGCCCTATAACGCACAGCTCCGCCCTGAGCCCCGAGCACTACGAGCACCCCTACGGGCTCTACTCCATCGCGCCGGGCCAGCAGCGAGCCCGCCGGCCCAAGCTCCAGCACTCCACCTCCATCCTGCGCAAACAGGCCGAGGAGGACGCCATCAAACGGTCCAGATCGCTTTCGGAGAGCTATGAACTCTCTTCAGACCTACAGGACAAGCAG GTGGAGATGCTAGAACGGAAGTATGGGGGCCGTCTGATCACCAGACATGCTGCCCGCACCATCCAGACCGCCTTCCGCCAGTATCAGATGAACAAGAACTTCGAGCGCCTGCGCAGTTCTATGTCCGAGAACCGCATGTCAAGGCGCATCGTCCTGTCCAATATGAGAATGCAGTTTTCCTTTGAAGGACCTGAGAAAGTCCACAGCTCCTACTTCGAGGGGAAGCAGGTTTCTGTTACAAATGATGGGTCGAAGCTGGGCTCCCTGGTACCGTCGGAGTGCAATGAGCTCGGGGAGACGGCTACCATGAAGTCCCCGGCAGCGTCCACTGATTTCACTGATGCTATAACAGAACTGGAGGATGCTTTTTCCAGGCAGGTGAAATCCCTGGCGGAATCCATCGACGACGCGCTGAACTGCCGCAGTCTGCATTCGGATGAAATCCAGAGCGCGGAGCAGGTCAGGAGCCGGGAGATGGAGAGGGAGAGCTGTGCCCCGAGCAAACCAGCGATCCACAATGTGGATCACAGGAAGCTGGACGAGATGACGGCATCCTACAGCGATGTCACGTTGTACATCGACGAGGAGGAGCTGTCCCCACCCTTGCCGCTCTCCCAGTCCGTGGACAGGCCGTCCAGCACGGAGTCGGACTTGAGGCTCCGCTCCGTGAACTCTTCCCAAGAGTACTGGTCCATGACCCACAAAGATGATAAGATAGACACTGATACGAGCTGCAGGAGTACCCCATCACTGGAATGTCAGGAGCAGAGGATGAGGATGGATCACCTCCCTCTGCTCACTATCGAGCCGCCCAGTGACAGTTCCGTGGACTTGAGCGATCGCTCGGAGAGGGGCTCATTAAAGAGACAGAATGCGTATGACCGAGGCATCACCAGCCAGCAAGGCAGCCCTAAACATATTCCTCACAGCATTCCTGCCAAGATCATCACCCgggaggagcaggaggccaGGCACAGGGCTAGGCCCATAGACAGTCACTTGGCCATCAATGGCACAGCAAACAGGCAAAGCAAATCAGAGTCCGATTACTCTGATGGAGACAACGACAGCATCAACAGCACTTCCAACTCCAACGATACAATAAATTGCAGCTCAGAATCCTCTTCTAGGGACAGCCTAAGGGAGCAAACCTTGAGCAAACAAACCTACCACAAAGAGACTCGAAACAGCTGGGATTCCCCTGCCTTCAGCAACGATGTTATCAGGAAACGCCATTATAGGATTGGGCTGAATCTTTTTAACAA AAAACCCGAGAAAGGAGTGCAGTACCTCATTGAGCGCGGCTTTGTGCCCGACACTCCCGTTGGGGTTGCCCACTTCCTGCTGCAGAGGAAAGGGCTCAGCCGGCAGATGATCGGAGAGTTCCTGGGAAATCGGCAGAAGCAGTTCAACAGGGACGTGTTGGA CTGTGTGGTGGATGAGATGGACTTCTCCACAATGGAGCTGGATGAAGCACTCAGGAAATTTCAGGCCCACATCCGTGTCCAAGGAGAAGCCCAGAAGGTGGAGCGGCTCATTGAAGCTTTTAG CCAGCGTTACTGCATCTGCAACCCGGGCGTGGTGCGGCAGTTCCGCAACCCCGACACCATCTTCATCCTGGCCTTCGCCATCATCCTGCTCAACACCGACATGTACAGCCCCAACGTCAAACCCGAGCGCAAGATGAAGCTGGAGGACTTCATCAAGAACCTCAGGG GGGTGGATGACGGTGAGGACATCCCGCGGGAGATGCTGATCGGCATCTACGAGCGCATCCGCAAGCGCGAGCTGAAGACCAACGAGGACCACGTGTCCCAGGTGCAGAAGGTGGAGAAGCTCATCGTGGGCAAGAAACCG ATTGGATCTCTGCACCATGGACTTGGTTGT gTGCTCTCTCTCCCCCACCGGAGGCTTGTTTGCTACTGTAGGCTGTTTGAAGTTCCAGATCCAAATAAACCTCAGAAGCTTGGATTGCACCAAcgagaaatatttttatttaatgatcTTCTCGTG GTGACCAAGATTtttcagaagaagaagaacTCTGTTACATACAGTTTTCGACAGTCCTTTTCCCTCTATGGAATGCAAGTTCTTCTCTTTGAGAACCAGT ATTATCCCAATGGCATTCGGCTCACGTCAGCTGTTCCAGGAGCAGATATCAAAGTACTCATAAATTTCAATGCACCAAATCCTCAGGACAGGAAGAAGTTTACAGATGATTTGAGGGAATCAATTGCAGAAGTTCAAGAAATGGAAAAGCACAGAATAGAGT CCgagctggagaagcagaagggGGTGGTGCGTCCCAGCATGTCGCAGTGCTCCAGCCTGAAGAAGGACTCCGGCAACGGGACCCTGCCCCGGGCGTGCCTGGACGACAGCTACGCCGGGGGCGAGGGGCTGAAGCGGAGCGCGCTCAGCTCCTCCCTGCGGGACCTGTCCGAAGCAG